Proteins co-encoded in one Acidiferrobacteraceae bacterium genomic window:
- the nudE gene encoding ADP compounds hydrolase NudE: protein MPHKSGDKTAPRITSRRTVAQTRLFRVEELELRFSNGVEVTWERMYGSPRGAVLVVPVRDDNEVLMIREYAAGMERYELGLPKGRIEQNESPVEAAGREITEEIGFGARKLQLLRSLTEAPGYFRHETHVVLAEDLYPDSRPGDEPEPIELVPWRLDRLDDLLNHPECTEARSIAALFIVLELLRMRKEQT from the coding sequence ATGCCACACAAGTCCGGCGATAAAACCGCACCCCGGATCACGTCCCGGCGGACCGTGGCGCAAACGCGCCTGTTTCGCGTCGAGGAACTGGAGTTGCGGTTCAGCAACGGTGTCGAAGTCACCTGGGAGCGCATGTACGGTTCGCCACGCGGTGCGGTACTGGTGGTTCCCGTGCGCGATGACAACGAAGTGCTGATGATCCGCGAGTACGCGGCCGGCATGGAACGTTACGAGCTGGGATTGCCCAAAGGCCGCATCGAGCAGAACGAATCGCCGGTGGAGGCAGCCGGCCGCGAAATCACCGAGGAAATCGGCTTCGGCGCACGCAAGCTGCAGCTGCTGCGTTCGCTGACCGAGGCACCCGGATATTTCCGTCACGAGACCCATGTGGTTCTGGCGGAAGACCTCTATCCCGACAGCCGTCCCGGGGACGAGCCCGAACCCATCGAGCTTGTGCCCTGGCGCCTGGATCGCCTGGATGACTTGCTGAATCACCCGGAATGTACAGAGGCGCGCAGCATCGCGGCACTGTTCATAGTCCTCGAGCTGCTGCGCATGCGCAAGGAACAGACATGA
- the cysQ gene encoding 3'(2'),5'-bisphosphate nucleotidase CysQ, which yields MKNYCDWLDEVAAIALDAGREILLVYERDFEVDHKGDGSPLTEADRAAHRLIVARLEALTPDIPVLSEESATVAYETRAAWPVFWLVDPLDGTREFVKRNGEFTVNIALIVGHEPVLGVVHVPVTGVSYLACHGAGAWRQEGSADRAPIRVRPVPRDRLTIVASRSHAGETLKAALERIGPHETVSMGSSLKLCLVAEGKADLYPRLGPTSEWDTAAAQCVVEVAGGRVTDLENRPLRYNKESILNPYFIVSGPGDRNWAEFFADG from the coding sequence ATGAAGAATTACTGTGATTGGCTGGACGAAGTCGCTGCAATCGCCCTGGATGCGGGCAGGGAAATTCTTCTTGTCTATGAGCGTGACTTCGAAGTCGATCACAAAGGAGATGGTTCACCGCTTACGGAAGCGGACCGCGCCGCGCACCGGCTCATTGTGGCACGACTTGAGGCCTTGACGCCGGACATACCCGTATTGTCGGAAGAGTCGGCGACCGTCGCCTATGAGACCCGCGCGGCCTGGCCGGTGTTCTGGCTTGTGGACCCCCTAGACGGAACGCGCGAATTTGTGAAGCGCAACGGGGAGTTCACGGTCAACATTGCGCTTATCGTTGGCCACGAACCCGTGCTGGGTGTCGTCCACGTGCCGGTCACCGGTGTGAGTTACCTTGCCTGTCATGGTGCTGGTGCGTGGAGGCAGGAAGGTTCCGCGGACCGTGCACCCATACGCGTCAGGCCGGTACCGCGGGACCGACTGACGATCGTCGCCAGTCGCTCCCACGCGGGCGAGACATTGAAGGCGGCGCTGGAACGGATAGGCCCTCACGAGACCGTCAGCATGGGAAGCTCGCTCAAGCTTTGCCTGGTCGCTGAAGGAAAGGCCGACCTGTATCCGCGCCTGGGTCCGACCTCGGAGTGGGACACGGCGGCAGCCCAATGCGTCGTCGAGGTCGCCGGCGGTCGCGTGACCGATCTCGAAAACCGGCCGCTGCGCTACAACAAGGAATCCATACTCAATCCTTACTTCATCGTTTCCGGGCCTGGCGACCGCAACTGGGCGGAATTTTTCGCCGATGGCTGA